The following are encoded together in the Serratia odorifera genome:
- a CDS encoding cytochrome c — MKKRLALSVVLLVIIVVAVLWWRENRSYDGAAQNVTANAQQLERGRYLTRAADCAACHTADGGAPLAGGYPLATPFGTLYGSNLTPSVEHGIGRWTKDDFFLALTQGVAPGGRHLYPAMPYTSYKGMTRQDSDDIYAYLMTRPAVDVATPNNDLPFPLNQRMALIGWNLLFRNSDPLPASSQGQSADWQRGRYLADVLGHCGECHTPRGALGQMTLDHAMQGGDLGRFIAPDITPNGLAQRGWTPADLSRFLASGLAPQGSAFSEMHMVVDLSTQHLTAEDQRALATYLMGDRPPPAVVAKIGQGDDAGRRTYLDQCAGCHARDGQGKPHVAVAMRGNATLRQADGKNLIVSVLDGLPAQQFPNGESMQSMPGFGQRLDDAQVAELVNYLRVTWGGLPADITAEQVKALRNAH; from the coding sequence ATGAAAAAACGTCTCGCTTTGTCGGTGGTGTTGCTGGTGATTATCGTGGTAGCGGTGCTGTGGTGGCGGGAAAACCGCAGCTACGACGGGGCCGCACAAAACGTAACGGCCAATGCGCAACAGCTTGAACGCGGGCGCTATCTGACGCGGGCGGCAGACTGTGCGGCATGCCATACCGCCGACGGCGGCGCGCCGCTGGCCGGAGGCTATCCGCTGGCAACGCCGTTCGGCACCCTCTATGGTAGCAACCTGACGCCGTCGGTCGAGCACGGTATCGGCCGCTGGACCAAAGACGACTTCTTCCTGGCATTGACCCAGGGCGTTGCGCCGGGCGGCCGACATCTGTATCCAGCGATGCCGTACACCTCGTATAAGGGCATGACGCGCCAGGATTCGGATGATATCTACGCCTATCTGATGACACGTCCGGCGGTGGATGTGGCTACGCCGAACAACGACCTGCCGTTCCCGCTCAATCAACGCATGGCGCTGATTGGCTGGAATCTGCTGTTCCGCAATAGCGATCCGTTGCCGGCCAGCTCGCAGGGGCAATCGGCAGACTGGCAGCGCGGCCGCTATCTGGCCGACGTGCTCGGCCACTGCGGCGAGTGCCATACGCCGCGCGGCGCTCTGGGCCAGATGACGCTGGACCACGCCATGCAGGGCGGCGACCTGGGGCGTTTCATCGCGCCGGACATCACGCCGAACGGGCTGGCGCAACGTGGCTGGACGCCGGCGGATCTCAGCCGCTTCCTTGCCAGCGGTTTGGCGCCGCAGGGATCTGCCTTCAGCGAAATGCATATGGTGGTGGATCTCAGCACGCAGCATTTGACGGCGGAGGATCAGCGGGCGCTGGCGACCTACCTGATGGGTGATCGGCCGCCGCCGGCGGTGGTAGCCAAAATTGGTCAGGGTGATGATGCCGGTCGGCGCACCTATCTGGATCAATGCGCTGGCTGCCACGCCCGCGACGGACAGGGTAAGCCGCACGTAGCGGTGGCAATGCGTGGTAATGCCACGCTGCGCCAGGCGGATGGCAAAAACCTGATCGTCTCGGTATTGGATGGCTTGCCGGCACAGCAGTTCCCCAATGGCGAAAGCATGCAGAGCATGCCGGGTTTTGGCCAGCGACTGGACGATGCGCAAGTGGCGGAGCTGGTGAATTATCTGCGTGTGACCTGGGGCGGGCTGCCGGCGGATATCACCGCCGAACAGGTGAAGGCATTGCGTAACGCGCATTAA
- a CDS encoding glycoside-pentoside-hexuronide (GPH):cation symporter has protein sequence MNSTALSVREKIGYGMGDAGCNMIGGAIMLFLNYFYTDIFGLTPALVGILLLSVRVLDAVTDPIMGAIADRTQSRWGRFRPWLLWVSLPYVLFSVLMFTTPEWSYDSKVVYAFATYFLMSLTYTAINIPYCSLGGVITADPHERVSCQSYRFIMVGIATLILSMTLLPMAEWFGGDNKARGYQMAMGVLALIALFMFLFCFATVKERIRPAVPTHDALKADLKDVWKNDQWVRILLLTFCNVCPGFIRMAATMYYVTYVMQQSASFASLFISLGVVGMMLGSALAKPLTDRFCKLKVFFWTNIALALFSCGFYFFNPQLTWFIVAAYFLLNILHQIPSPLHWSLMADVDDYGEWKTGKRITGISFSGNLFFLKVGLAVAGAMVGFLMSFSGYQADAASQSASALNSIILLFTVIPGIGYLITAGVVRLLKVDRELMKQIQIDLEKRRTNYQELADYREQQLEAKHP, from the coding sequence ATGAACAGCACTGCCCTTTCGGTAAGAGAAAAGATCGGCTATGGCATGGGAGATGCCGGTTGTAACATGATTGGCGGTGCAATCATGTTATTCCTCAATTACTTCTACACTGACATTTTTGGCCTGACGCCGGCCCTGGTCGGCATCTTGCTGCTGTCGGTGCGAGTGCTCGACGCGGTCACCGACCCGATCATGGGAGCTATTGCCGACCGTACCCAGAGCCGTTGGGGGCGTTTTCGCCCGTGGCTACTGTGGGTTTCGCTGCCCTATGTGCTGTTCAGCGTGCTGATGTTCACCACGCCGGAATGGAGCTATGACAGTAAAGTGGTATACGCCTTTGCCACCTATTTTCTGATGTCGTTGACCTACACCGCCATCAATATTCCCTACTGTTCGCTGGGCGGCGTAATTACCGCCGATCCGCACGAGCGCGTCTCCTGCCAGTCGTATCGCTTTATCATGGTCGGCATCGCTACGCTGATCCTGTCCATGACGCTACTGCCAATGGCCGAATGGTTCGGCGGCGACAACAAGGCGCGCGGCTATCAAATGGCGATGGGCGTGCTGGCGCTGATAGCGCTGTTCATGTTCCTGTTCTGCTTTGCCACAGTGAAAGAACGCATTCGCCCGGCGGTGCCCACCCATGACGCATTGAAAGCCGATCTGAAAGACGTGTGGAAAAACGATCAATGGGTGCGCATCCTGCTGCTGACCTTCTGTAACGTCTGCCCCGGCTTTATTCGCATGGCGGCCACCATGTATTACGTCACCTACGTCATGCAACAGTCGGCCTCGTTCGCCAGCCTGTTCATCAGCCTGGGGGTGGTCGGTATGATGCTCGGCAGCGCGCTGGCCAAGCCGCTTACCGACCGATTCTGCAAGCTGAAGGTGTTCTTCTGGACCAATATCGCACTGGCGCTGTTTTCATGCGGGTTCTATTTCTTTAATCCACAGCTGACGTGGTTTATCGTCGCGGCTTACTTCCTGCTGAACATCCTGCATCAGATCCCGTCGCCGCTGCACTGGTCGCTGATGGCGGACGTCGACGACTACGGTGAATGGAAGACCGGCAAACGCATTACCGGCATCAGCTTCTCTGGCAACCTGTTCTTCCTGAAGGTGGGTCTGGCGGTAGCCGGCGCCATGGTCGGTTTCCTGATGTCGTTTTCCGGCTACCAGGCCGATGCGGCCAGCCAAAGCGCCAGTGCGCTCAACAGCATCATATTGCTGTTCACCGTGATCCCCGGCATCGGCTATCTGATCACCGCCGGCGTCGTGCGACTGCTGAAGGTGGACCGTGAACTGATGAAGCAAATCCAGATCGATCTGGAAAAGCGCCGCACCAACTACCAGGAGCTGGCCGACTACCGCGAGCAACAGCTTGAAGCCAAACATCCGTAA
- a CDS encoding MFS transporter: MNHSSTQATSATAARLPVAALLALAMTGFICIVTETLPAGLLPQISQGLGVNPALTGQMVTAYALGSLLAAIPLTIATRRWRRRNVLLLTIIGFLLFNSATALSTHYAVTLVARFFAGVAAGLAWSLLAGYARRMVAPYQQGRALAIAMVGTPIALSLGVPLGTFMGSTIGWRSAFWIMSALTLLLIVWVYAKVPDYPGQSAHQHMPLRRVFTTPGVRPVLAVVITWMLAHNILYTYIAPFIAPAGMADRTDLVLFAFGAAALAGIWITGRLVERHLRTTVLASLAAFALTAFAFGVGAQDTAVIYLGVIVWGITFGGAATLLQTALADAAGDGADVALSMNVVAWNSAIAGGGVIGGMLLDTWEASVFPWALLILLAVAFAIAWSSREYAFKPGHRLGSSHIVSH; this comes from the coding sequence GTGAATCACTCATCCACTCAGGCGACATCGGCCACCGCCGCCCGCCTGCCCGTCGCCGCCCTGCTGGCTTTGGCCATGACAGGATTTATCTGTATCGTGACCGAAACGCTGCCTGCAGGCCTGCTACCGCAAATCAGTCAGGGACTCGGCGTCAATCCGGCGCTGACCGGGCAAATGGTGACGGCATATGCGCTGGGCTCGCTGCTGGCCGCCATCCCGCTGACGATTGCAACACGCAGATGGCGGCGGCGTAACGTCCTGCTGCTGACTATCATCGGCTTCCTTCTCTTCAACTCAGCCACCGCGCTATCTACCCACTATGCCGTCACGCTGGTCGCCCGCTTCTTTGCCGGCGTCGCCGCAGGGCTGGCCTGGAGCCTGCTGGCCGGCTACGCCCGGCGGATGGTCGCGCCTTATCAGCAAGGACGCGCCCTGGCCATCGCCATGGTGGGAACCCCTATCGCTCTCTCTCTGGGGGTGCCTCTGGGGACCTTCATGGGATCGACTATCGGCTGGCGCAGCGCATTCTGGATCATGTCGGCCCTGACGCTGCTGCTGATCGTCTGGGTATACGCCAAAGTCCCCGATTACCCCGGCCAGTCCGCCCATCAACACATGCCGCTGCGCCGGGTCTTCACCACGCCCGGCGTACGCCCGGTATTGGCGGTGGTAATCACCTGGATGCTTGCGCACAACATTCTCTATACCTATATCGCTCCGTTTATCGCGCCGGCGGGAATGGCTGACCGAACCGATCTGGTGCTGTTCGCCTTCGGCGCAGCGGCGCTCGCCGGCATCTGGATCACCGGCCGGCTGGTGGAGCGCCACCTGCGCACCACGGTACTGGCCAGTCTCGCCGCCTTCGCGCTCACCGCGTTCGCCTTCGGCGTCGGTGCGCAAGATACCGCCGTGATTTATCTGGGGGTGATCGTCTGGGGCATCACGTTCGGCGGTGCGGCAACCCTGTTGCAAACCGCGCTGGCCGATGCGGCGGGAGACGGCGCTGACGTAGCGCTCTCCATGAATGTGGTGGCCTGGAACTCGGCGATCGCCGGCGGCGGCGTGATCGGCGGCATGCTGCTTGATACCTGGGAGGCCAGCGTTTTCCCCTGGGCATTGCTGATCCTGCTGGCCGTTGCGTTCGCCATCGCCTGGTCGTCCCGTGAATACGCTTTCAAACCGGGACACCGTCTCGGCAGTTCCCATATCGTGAGCCACTGA
- a CDS encoding family 43 glycosylhydrolase produces MKQYPNPLIEQRADPYIVRHSDGYYYFIASVPEYDRLELRRAASLSELAQATPTVVWRKPASGPMSALIWAPELHVIDGKWYIYFAAAHSPEIADGLFQHRMFALECRDADPLSGEWQEKGRIYSHIDSFSLDATHFTHRGKHYYLWAQKDPAIRGNSNLYLAEMANPWTLQGEPVMLSKPELPWETVGFWVNEGPAAIVHGQRLFISYSASATDENYCIGLLWADIDSDITDPAQWHKSPQPVFRTSYEHRQFGPGHNSFTVDEDGNDVLVYHARNYTEIDGDPLYDPNRHTRIKPLTWDRQGMPVFGVPPADNH; encoded by the coding sequence ATGAAACAGTATCCCAACCCCCTGATTGAACAGCGTGCCGACCCGTATATTGTTCGCCATAGCGACGGCTACTATTACTTTATCGCCTCGGTACCGGAATACGATCGGTTGGAACTGCGCCGCGCCGCCAGCCTGAGCGAACTGGCGCAGGCAACGCCAACGGTGGTGTGGCGCAAACCTGCCAGTGGGCCAATGAGCGCGCTGATCTGGGCGCCCGAACTGCATGTTATCGACGGCAAGTGGTACATCTACTTTGCCGCTGCGCACAGTCCGGAGATTGCCGACGGCCTGTTCCAGCATCGCATGTTCGCGCTGGAGTGCCGTGACGCGGATCCACTGAGCGGGGAATGGCAGGAAAAAGGCCGTATTTACAGCCACATCGACAGTTTCTCGCTGGATGCCACCCACTTTACCCATCGCGGCAAACACTACTATTTATGGGCACAGAAAGATCCGGCCATACGTGGCAATTCCAACCTCTACCTGGCCGAAATGGCCAACCCATGGACGTTGCAAGGCGAACCGGTGATGCTCAGCAAGCCCGAGCTGCCGTGGGAAACCGTCGGCTTTTGGGTTAACGAAGGCCCGGCGGCGATAGTGCACGGCCAGCGGCTGTTTATCAGCTATTCCGCCAGCGCCACCGACGAAAACTACTGCATCGGTCTGTTATGGGCCGATATCGACAGCGATATCACCGATCCGGCGCAGTGGCATAAATCACCGCAACCAGTGTTTCGCACCAGCTATGAGCACCGTCAGTTCGGCCCAGGCCACAACAGCTTTACCGTTGATGAGGACGGCAACGACGTGCTGGTATACCACGCGCGCAATTACACGGAAATCGATGGCGATCCGCTGTATGACCCGAACCGGCATACGCGGATCAAACCGTTGACATGGGATCGGCAAGGCATGCCGGTGTTTGGCGTACCACCGGCAGATAATCACTAA
- a CDS encoding (2Fe-2S)-binding protein, translating into MSIKTQPITLTINDKQYGPLEVPEGLMMIDFLHEYLDLTGSRLGCGQGICHACVAIVDHPSGSSEEVRTCITGAHFFNGKKVRTVEGHAKVDEQGAVTLSPIQQAFLDHYSFQCGYCTPGFVNAATLFVEKLQREPIAREALEAAIEQALDSHICRCTGYVRYYQAVREVVLNTPGLLKETAK; encoded by the coding sequence ATGAGCATCAAAACCCAGCCAATCACCCTGACCATCAATGACAAACAGTACGGCCCGCTGGAAGTGCCGGAAGGGTTGATGATGATCGATTTTCTGCACGAATATCTCGATCTGACCGGTTCACGCCTTGGCTGCGGTCAGGGCATCTGCCATGCCTGCGTGGCGATCGTCGACCACCCGAGCGGTAGCAGTGAAGAAGTGCGTACCTGCATTACCGGCGCGCATTTCTTCAACGGTAAAAAAGTCCGCACCGTTGAAGGCCATGCGAAAGTGGACGAACAGGGCGCAGTGACGCTCTCGCCGATTCAACAGGCGTTTCTTGACCATTACAGTTTCCAGTGCGGTTACTGCACGCCGGGCTTTGTTAACGCTGCGACCCTTTTTGTGGAAAAACTGCAGCGAGAGCCGATAGCTCGCGAGGCGCTGGAAGCGGCGATTGAACAGGCGCTGGATAGCCACATCTGTCGCTGTACCGGTTATGTTCGCTATTACCAGGCGGTACGCGAGGTGGTATTGAACACGCCAGGACTGCTGAAGGAGACGGCAAAATGA
- a CDS encoding TetR/AcrR family transcriptional regulator produces the protein MAQMGRPRSFDRQQAIEQAMHLFWEQGYESTSLSQLKASIGGGISAPSFYAAFGSKEALFNEAVQCYLASYARVTACLWDDALAPREAVELALRQSTTMQCEPGHPKGCMVAFGVMSAPTPAHADVAKPLAESRARTYGGFIRCVERAIAAGELTASTDARALATVFNSFLLGISTSARDGVDVATFQGAIAEVMKVWDALRKQA, from the coding sequence ATGGCGCAAATGGGACGTCCCCGCAGCTTTGACCGCCAGCAGGCCATCGAACAAGCGATGCACCTGTTCTGGGAGCAGGGCTATGAATCAACCTCGCTCAGCCAGCTAAAGGCGAGCATTGGAGGTGGTATTTCCGCCCCGAGTTTCTATGCGGCTTTCGGGTCGAAAGAGGCGCTGTTCAACGAGGCGGTGCAGTGTTATCTGGCGAGTTATGCGCGCGTCACGGCGTGCCTTTGGGACGACGCGCTGGCGCCGCGGGAGGCCGTTGAACTGGCGCTGCGTCAGTCGACGACCATGCAGTGCGAGCCGGGGCATCCGAAGGGGTGTATGGTCGCTTTCGGCGTCATGAGTGCGCCGACGCCCGCGCATGCCGACGTGGCCAAACCGCTGGCGGAATCGCGTGCGCGAACGTACGGCGGATTTATCCGCTGCGTCGAACGTGCCATTGCCGCCGGCGAGCTGACGGCGAGCACCGACGCCCGGGCGCTGGCGACCGTATTCAACAGCTTTTTGCTGGGCATCTCAACGTCAGCTCGGGATGGTGTTGACGTAGCGACCTTCCAGGGCGCGATTGCCGAAGTGATGAAAGTCTGGGACGCGCTGCGTAAGCAGGCGTAG